Within Protaetiibacter intestinalis, the genomic segment CTTCGCCACCGGGCAGTTGCTCATGGTGTCGATCCTCACGACCGTCGGCCTCGTGAAGCTCGGCCTGCCTGACGGCGTCGCGATCGTGCTCGCCCTCCTGCTCTCGGCGCTGCTGGGCGTCGCCACCTACTTCGTCGCGGTGCGTCCCGTGCTGCGGTTCGATCGCTTCAGTTTCGCCTGGCTCGTGTCGACCCTCGGGGTCGCGATCGTCATCCAGTCGGTCTTCGCCCTCATCTTCGGCCCCGCCTCGCAGCCCTTCCCGCGGGGCTGGCACGCCATCCCCATCCGGCTCCCCGGTGCGACCATCACGGTGCAGGAGCTCGTGACCCTCGCGATCGGGCTGCTCGCGATCGTCGGCTGGGCGCTGCTGCGCCGCCACACGCTGCTCGGCAAGCTGGGGATGGCGATCTCGACCGATCCGGAGATCGCCGGCACGGTCGGCGCCAACGTCACCGCCTTCGCCGTCGGCTCCTTCGCGGTCGGCGGCCTCCTGGCGGGGCTCGCCGGCATCCTCGTGGGCCCCATCACCTACGGCAACCCGTACCTGGGTGACACCTACGGCATCTTCGGCTTCATCGCGCTCATGATCGGAGGCGTCCAGCGCCCCGCCGCAGCTCTGGGAGGAGGTCTCGTGCTGGGCGTGCTGTCGATCGCGGCGAACACCTACATCGGCGCGCAGGCATCCGACTGGTTCCCGTTCGTGCTGGTGCTCCTCGTGCTGCTGCTGACCCCGAACGGCGTGTTCGCCTCGGGTTCGGAGCTGCGACGCATCT encodes:
- a CDS encoding branched-chain amino acid ABC transporter permease gives rise to the protein MLQVLLSGLAVGTIYGLVAMAFAVVFYVTKVINFATGQLLMVSILTTVGLVKLGLPDGVAIVLALLLSALLGVATYFVAVRPVLRFDRFSFAWLVSTLGVAIVIQSVFALIFGPASQPFPRGWHAIPIRLPGATITVQELVTLAIGLLAIVGWALLRRHTLLGKLGMAISTDPEIAGTVGANVTAFAVGSFAVGGLLAGLAGILVGPITYGNPYLGDTYGIFGFIALMIGGVQRPAAALGGGLVLGVLSIAANTYIGAQASDWFPFVLVLLVLLLTPNGVFASGSELRRIFRRPALATGGRA